One Gardnerella vaginalis genomic window, GAAGGAAAGCTTGCCAAAGAGGAAGGAAAGATTGCCCTGACGATCAACGCGGAACTCAATCTTACCACCCTTAATATCGGCAACAGCCTTGGCAACATCCATTGTAACGGTGCCAGTCTTAGGATTTGGCATCAAGCTACGAGGACCAAGCACACGACCAAGGCGACCAACCTTGCCCATCATGTCTGGGGTTGCAACAACGGCATCGAAGTCAAGGAAGCCACCGGCAACCTTCTCGATAAGCTCGTCATCACCAACGATGTCTGCGCCAGCTTCTTGAGCCTCAGTAGCCTTTGGACCACGAGCAAACACCAAAACCTTAGCGGTTTTACCAGTGCCATTAGGCAAGTTCACAACGCCACGAACCAACTGATCCGCCTTGCGAGGATCCACATTAAGGCGCATAACAGCCTCAGCAGACTCGTCAAAAGCGTGCTTTGGCATGCTCTTAAGCAAAGCAATAGCCTCAGCTGGGGTGTAAAGGTTGTTGCGGTCAATCTTCTCAGCCGCTTCACGATACTTCTTAGAACGCTTCACCATTTTTTCCACTCACTTTCAGTCGGTAACGGTAATACCCATCGAGCGAGCAGTGCCCGCGATAATCTTCATACCAGCTTCAACATCTCGTGCAGAAAGATCTGGCATCTTGATTTCGGCGATTTCGCGCACCTGAGCCTTAGTCACAGAGCCAACCTTGTGGGTCAATGGGTTCTCGGTGCCCTTAGGAATGCCAGCAGCCTTAAGCAACAAAGCAGCAGCTGGTGGAGTCTTAAGAATAAATGTGAAGGAACGATCTTCGTAAACTGTGATCTCTACTGGGACGATCTGACCCATCTTGTCCTTCGTCTGGTCGTTATAGGCCTTGCAGAAGTCCATGATGTTTACGCCGTGGGAGCCTAAAGCAGGACCCAGTGGTGGGGCTGGATTTGCTTTACCAGCCTGAATCTCGAGCTTAATAAGCGCAGAGACTTTCTTTTTTGGAGCCATAATATGGTTCTTCTTTCTTTTGAAGCGGTTCATCCGGCGCCCTAAAACGTTGATATTAAGCCGTTTTAAGGATCCTCCCGCAACTTATATTGCTGTGCTGTGCTAGCGGATTACTCCTCCAGTCACAAGCCTTCCTATTATGCCACTTTGCCGCGACGATTTGGTGACACAAGATGTAGTGCGATTGTACTGAATTTTGGTGTTTTTGTCGTTAGCGCGGTCTAAGCGCGCTAACGTCTTCGCCGCACAGAAGCAGTGCTTCTGCTTTGAGCGGCTCAGCGCTCCGAATTGCTTTTTCGCGCTACGCTTTAAGCGAAAAGGCAGGTCGTCGCGCACGTTTGTTTACGTTTTGGGTCAAATGGGAAACAAATGCGGGAATGTAGATCGTATGTTACGTACATACAAAAAGCGGCAAGGAATCCGTGAAACCACGAAAACCTTGCCGCATTCAACACGCATTCGCGACTAGCGCATTAGCAAATCGCTAACTAGCAAATTGCACTAGCAACCAGCCGCTCGCGTTAACAAAAGAGCCTAGAACTACTTAAGTTCAACAGTTGCGCCGGCTTCTTCGAGAGCAGCCTTAGCCTTGTCAGCGTCTTCCTTCTTAGCCTTCTCGAGGACTGGCTTTGGAGCATTGTCAACAATGTCCTTAGCTTCCTTCAAGCCGAGGCCAGTCAAAGCCTTAACAGCCTTGATGACGGCAACCTTCTGAGCACCTGCAGAAGCGAGGACAACGTCAAACTCGTCCTTCTCTTCCTCAGCAGCGCCAGCGGCAGCGGCTGGAGCAGCAGCAACAGCAGCTACAGGAGCAGCAGCCTCAACATCGAACTTCTCTTCAAAGGCCTTGACGAACTCAGAAAGCTCGACGAGGGTCATTTCACCGAAAGCTTCAAGAAGCTCTTCGCTAGTGAGCTTAGCCATAATGGCTTCCTTTCTTACTTGGCCAGACACACCTTGTGCCTTAGAGCCATAACATTTTTATTATTTTTTGGTCTCATGCAGCAAGCTGCAAGGGAATCAAGCGGCCTTTTCCTGCTTCTCGCGCAAAGCGTCGATAGTACGCACTGCCTTGGTTGGCAAAGCGTTGAACAGGTAGGCGGCCTTGGACATGGTGCCCTTGAGCGCGCCAGCCATCTCGGAAAGCAATTCTGGGCGAGACTTGAGGTCTGCCAGCTGCTTGGCGCCTTCGGCATCGTAAACGGTTCCATCTGCGAAACCGCCCTTGATGACGAGGGTCTTATTCTCTTTGGCAAAATCACGCAAGGTCTTAGCAGCCTCAATGAAATCGCCCTTTACAAAGGTGATTGCAGTTGGGCCAGCAAGAAGCTCATCAAGACCTTCAATGCCCGCTTCCTTAGCGGCGATGCGAGCAAGCGTATTCTTAGCCACAGAGTAGGAAGTATCGCGGCCTAGCTTTTCGCGCAGAGAAGAAATCTGCGGAACTGTAAGCCCGCGGTACTCGGTAAGGTAGACAGCGTCGGCGTTACGGAACAAATCCGTAAGCTCTGCAACTACCGCTTCCTTTTCGGGCCTCTTCATGGCGTTCCTTCCTAAATTGGCCGTCGGAATGGAAATAACATATCAAAAAAGCCCTGCGCACGGCAGAGCATCCAAAAAACACATAGTGTTAAAAAGTTTGTGACCAATCGCAAATAAATTGCAACAATCACTGCTCAACCTGTGCTGGCATGACACATCATTTTCAGGAATCTTGCGACTCCACCAACGGTCTGTGGTTTACGTTGGGTAATTTTAATACCCACACGCGACAATGTCAATATTTTTTCGCAAACTTTATAATTTATTTTTATTTAAGATTATTTATTTAAGATTATTTAAGAGCGCACTCAACACGCACGGTTGCTGGCGACTTATCCCAAACTAAAGCGGAAAAGTCGAAAGCAACCGTACGCACCAAATACGCTCTTAAAATAATTAATTAAATTAATATCTAACTAATATCTAACTTAACTAATACAAACTAACAGATTTACAAAACTGCGTTAGCAACAAAGTCAAGAATGAACAAAAGCGAAACAATCCAAAGCATTGGATGAACGTCTTTAGCACGCTTCTTGCAAGTCATAACTAAGCAATACATAATAAATCCAGCGGCAATGCCGTAAGAAATCGAGTAAGAGAACGCCATAAACACTGCGGCGAAGAACGCAGGAATAGCTTCGGAAATATCATCCCAAGCAATCTCCTTCAACGAGCTTGCCATCATGCAACCTACAACTACAAGCACGCCAGCCGTAGCAGCCGCAGGAACAGCGCTAGCCAAAGGCGCAAGCACAATCGAAAGCGCAAAGCACACAGAAACAACTACAGAAGTCAAACCAGTACGACCACCAGCACCAATACCAGCAGCAGACTCAACATAAGTAGTGGTGTTAGAAGTACCGCAAATTGCGCCAACCGAAGTTGCAATCGAATCAGCAAACAGCGCGCGATCCATCTTGGAGCTAAAGCCAGAGCCATTTTCCAAAGCCTTCTCATCTGCCTCAGAGAAAATGCCAGTTCTGCGGCCAGTGCCAATAAACGTGCCAAGAGTGTCGAAAGTATCCGACATAGAGAAGGCGAAAATAGTTACCAAAACAAGTGGAATGCGTGCTGGATTAGAGAAGAGAGCAGGGAAACCTTGCGGACCAAAAATAGCACCAAAGGTGGTTGGAAGCTGAGCAAAAGCATCCGTAACAGAAACGGCATTATTTAACGAAGTCAAGCTAAGCGGAATGCCAATT contains:
- the rplA gene encoding 50S ribosomal protein L1, producing MVKRSKKYREAAEKIDRNNLYTPAEAIALLKSMPKHAFDESAEAVMRLNVDPRKADQLVRGVVNLPNGTGKTAKVLVFARGPKATEAQEAGADIVGDDELIEKVAGGFLDFDAVVATPDMMGKVGRLGRVLGPRSLMPNPKTGTVTMDVAKAVADIKGGKIEFRVDRQGNLSFLFGKLSFDEKALEENFKAVADEIRRLKPTTIKGRYITKVTITSTMAPGVPVDIASIAA
- the rplK gene encoding 50S ribosomal protein L11, translated to MAPKKKVSALIKLEIQAGKANPAPPLGPALGSHGVNIMDFCKAYNDQTKDKMGQIVPVEITVYEDRSFTFILKTPPAAALLLKAAGIPKGTENPLTHKVGSVTKAQVREIAEIKMPDLSARDVEAGMKIIAGTARSMGITVTD
- the rplL gene encoding 50S ribosomal protein L7/L12, with protein sequence MAKLTSEELLEAFGEMTLVELSEFVKAFEEKFDVEAAAPVAAVAAAPAAAAGAAEEEKDEFDVVLASAGAQKVAVIKAVKALTGLGLKEAKDIVDNAPKPVLEKAKKEDADKAKAALEEAGATVELK
- the rplJ gene encoding 50S ribosomal protein L10, with the translated sequence MKRPEKEAVVAELTDLFRNADAVYLTEYRGLTVPQISSLREKLGRDTSYSVAKNTLARIAAKEAGIEGLDELLAGPTAITFVKGDFIEAAKTLRDFAKENKTLVIKGGFADGTVYDAEGAKQLADLKSRPELLSEMAGALKGTMSKAAYLFNALPTKAVRTIDALREKQEKAA
- a CDS encoding NCS2 family permease; amino-acid sequence: MEKFFHLKENGTNVSTEITAGLTTFFAMSYIIVVNPMILSQTGMPKGGVFLATIIAAIIGTLVMGLFANVPYAQAAGMGLNAFFTYTVCFGLHFTWQEAMCMVFLCGLINIIITVTKIRKMIIRAIPTSLQHAIGGGIGLFVAYVGIMSVGLITFTSKDPAAAAKSKPTAAIPGLAVINNPVLWLFLIGLVLAIVLTVLKVRASLLITIIATSLIGIPLSLTSLNNAVSVTDAFAQLPTTFGAIFGPQGFPALFSNPARIPLVLVTIFAFSMSDTFDTLGTFIGTGRRTGIFSEADEKALENGSGFSSKMDRALFADSIATSVGAICGTSNTTTYVESAAGIGAGGRTGLTSVVVSVCFALSIVLAPLASAVPAAATAGVLVVVGCMMASSLKEIAWDDISEAIPAFFAAVFMAFSYSISYGIAAGFIMYCLVMTCKKRAKDVHPMLWIVSLLFILDFVANAVL